TGGTGTATCCGCTAAGATCTTATTCAGCTCTTCTTTGAAACCCATGTTGAGCATCTCATCCGCTTCATCGAGCACGACATAGTCTAGGGCTTTCATACTGATCACCTTTCGATTGATTAAATCCACCAATCGGCCCGGAGTAGCTACTACCACTTGCGGTTTAGCTTTGAGCGCTTTGATTTGATTGGTGATCGCTGCACCACCAAAAACAACCTCTACCTTTAGTTTAGGCTTGTTTTTAGAAAAGTTCTTTAATTGCTCGGCGATCTGTTGAGCCAATTCACGTGTAGGTGCCAGCACTACGGCCTGACAAGTATTAGAATCTTCGTTTACTGCCTGAAGCAGTGGCAATCCAAAGGCAGCGGTCTTTCCCGTACCTGTTTGCGCCAAGCCAATAAAATCTTGCATAGAGTCAAGTAATATTGGAATGGCCTCTTGCTGAATCTGTGTGGGTTTAACAATGCCTAAATCGGTGAGCGCATCAACCAAACGTGGTTCGAGCCCGAGTTCTGAAAAAGTATTCAATCTGAAAATCTTATGATAAGCTGCAAAGGTAGGCAATTAATAGCCCTGCGCTATCAATTGCCCATAAGATTCTCTCTTTGAGGAAAATTATCCCAGAATTATTGCCCTTGTTGGTGTTGTCCACCAACAAGCCTCCACATCCAGCTACTTGCACGAATTTCTCAGAGTTCTCTAACGAGTAACTCTGAGGGAGTAGTTGAATCAAATGCCTTAAAATTCTCTAATTAATGAGGTTTACCCCAAAATCGTCTCCTTACGATAAACCACTCCTCGTTCGCTCAAGTAGTGTAAAATGAAGTCAAAACATCCTTCATGGTTGCTCACTAACTCTGGTGGAAATACCCCTTTTTCAGAGAATTTGTTATCTAACACAAGATTAACAGCTGCTGTAGCTGTATACCCCGTAGTTCGAGCCATCGATGAGGTCTGAGTCTCAGGATCATAAGCATCATGCAAATGGTAGATAATCGTTTCCTGATCGCCAGACTCATTTTTTCCTGAAACCGTGATTCGCATGACTGTGATTTCCTCTTCGGTCTCTCCCAGTTTCCATTCGTCAAACAATACTTTGCAGGTAAAGTCCAAAGGACTTACCGCTGTGCCCTTCACATCAATGGGTTGCTCGCTGAAAAATCCACTGGACTTCAATACTTGAATATATTCTACATGACCAGGATAGCGTAAGGTCTTCTCTATCATATTTGGGATATGACCCATCGTAAACAAGAGTGAACGAAGCCCATCCGAGTTGAAAGACTCCAGGGTACCTACTCCCTCAAATTCTTTCTGTGCTACATCGGACAATGCTGGCTTTGTCAGGATATGGCTATTCTCTACATATCTCGCCGGTCGTGTATATTCTTCAATCACATCGATCGGCGAAAAAGGCGCTTTATAAGCAAATGGCCACTTTTTCACCTTTGGCAAGCCACCTACTAAGCACTCGAAGTTCTCGATTTGCATGGTCTCGTTGTGGTAGCCTAAGACCAGATTGCTCATACCAGGTGCCACGCCACAATCTACGATGGCCGTGACTTCCATGGCCTTCGCCAATTCCTTGAGCTGTAAAGCATCTTCTGGAAAGAAGGAAATATCTACCACATCTTTCTTGGCTTCTATAATCCATTGAAGGGTTTGATAACCGAGAAAACCCGGTACCGCACACACCACCAGGTCGAAGGAAGAAATCAAAGCCTTCAATTCAGTTTCTTTGGTGACGTCTAGCTGGGTGACTTCGATCTTGGGGGCTTTAGTTTTCAGTTTATCTAGCGCTGTTTGGTTGAAATCAGCAACGGTGACTTTATGGTTTTTTGCTAAGTCGATAGCCATGGCGCTTCCCACCATGCCACCGCCTAATACGATGATGTTATTCATGTTTGATGTTTTTTGTATTGAAATAAAATGATTGGCCTTTTGCGTCATATCGACCGAAAGGGAGATATCCCTCTCCTGAGGCAGCCCGCTGGGGACTTCTCAGTCATGCTTCCTTCGAAGTGACGCCTAGAAAAAAGCTACAACCCCGGTATAAGCACCCAGGGCATTTGATTGGAAGAAGGTATGGAGATGTGTATTCTCATTTAATTTTCAGTATGGCTAAACTAAGGATAATTCATTTAACCACCGTCATTCCACGATCAGATTGCCGCAAGCAAGATGATTCGGGGAATCCGTTCGAATAGCCTTAGTGGTAACCTTAAACAGATACCC
The sequence above is drawn from the Reichenbachiella sp. genome and encodes:
- a CDS encoding saccharopine dehydrogenase family protein, which gives rise to MNNIIVLGGGMVGSAMAIDLAKNHKVTVADFNQTALDKLKTKAPKIEVTQLDVTKETELKALISSFDLVVCAVPGFLGYQTLQWIIEAKKDVVDISFFPEDALQLKELAKAMEVTAIVDCGVAPGMSNLVLGYHNETMQIENFECLVGGLPKVKKWPFAYKAPFSPIDVIEEYTRPARYVENSHILTKPALSDVAQKEFEGVGTLESFNSDGLRSLLFTMGHIPNMIEKTLRYPGHVEYIQVLKSSGFFSEQPIDVKGTAVSPLDFTCKVLFDEWKLGETEEEITVMRITVSGKNESGDQETIIYHLHDAYDPETQTSSMARTTGYTATAAVNLVLDNKFSEKGVFPPELVSNHEGCFDFILHYLSERGVVYRKETILG